A window of Castanea sativa cultivar Marrone di Chiusa Pesio chromosome 8, ASM4071231v1 genomic DNA:
AATAAGCTATGGCTGccaaggcttggggagaataatcatcatcaagtgAAAAGAGTGATTCCACATCTGAAAATGGAgtatcatctgcatgaatctgggcttgctccaaaagctttgctgcttttgctttctttggacaattttttgcaaaatgaccgggcTTTTTACATACAAAACaggcttttgaattttttcctttgaattgctttcttctgagaaacttccatttcttttttctaaaaaatttcttctttggatgagaatATTTCTTCTTCCACGAGTACTTCTTGTAATGATCTCTTCTCTTTGTTGGGCAAGAACAATTCTTATCATAACACTTAATctgcaaatcttttcttttgcaattgtctttaagcttgctatggatcttgtcaatctccgaaagaaactttctttgattgcatagtttttccaaagcaatgaGGACATGTTGATAGATTTCTCCAAGGGAGGCTTGCTGcaaggtgattttttgaagattcatcatgCGAAGAGTTTCATCACCAAGTGGTTCTGAAATGAATTCAAGAATGTGTGCTTGGAATTGacatcatccatgccattaaagGCATAATATCTGCTTGACATTCTGTCAAAGTGtttctccaaatcttttctttcaaaagaacagcATTTCATCAATAAGAACTCATCTCTGGCTACTTCAGTGTAATGggctaatgaaccaagaaattcattatggagGATCGTGAAAAAATCCTCGAGTGTATTACTCtgggctgcttgtctttgcctgtattctccaaggttaatccaccattgtctcagTCTACCTGTGAgtcttgctacaaatttggcaataatctgggcaactgtattgtttggggcttgaagttctgctgtacaccatgaatacatgttgaaaatctcatcatgccattttgagggaggactgttatcaagggtgaacaagtgctttgaatctgtggttgatgagtaggttaatcttgtaTGGTGATCAGGGATGACAGGTGGTGTAGGGAAtattggtggtggaggtggaggttgtttaggacgaaggacatcatcttcttcttctacttttggcTCAGTCATGAAGACTTCATCTAAGTCAAGATCAGACAAGTCTAGATCTGCTTCATTAATAACTGGAAGAACAAAGGGTTCTGTCTGctcttgaagagttaaagttctgagaaatgatgatatcgGGTTTGGAGGATCAGAATTTATGGCTAAGAGGTTCATATCTGGGGGTCTGGAGGAAGCACCAATGGTTGGAtctggtggttggtataatggttctttgtcttttttgatgggAGGAGGCTCTTTTTGTGGTTTGGCTTGAGGTTCTGATCTGGGTTGAGATTCTAATTGAGGTGGTGGTATTGGGTTCGTTGTGCTAGAAAAAATTCCACATGGTTTGAAAGGATTTTGGGCTGGATGTGTCATGTTTAgtggttggaggttttggtCTGGGGAAACTGGGGAAAATGGTGAGGGTACTGGtatggacagatctttataCAGTGATTAACGAGGTTGGTATGGCATGTAGATTTGCATTGGAAGTGCTTGGGTAGCTGCCTTTTGTGAATTCTCCAAagactggagttgcatcaacaactgctttttttctttttctttttgcccaatAAGGGGAAAGGATACAGACAAATCTTTTACTGTAGAAACAATTGtctccaattcttgttcaattgactttatcttcttcttcaaatcttcaatgagagaatttgaggatgaaaaggtattgGATACCGCTTCAGTCAACTTTTGTTGGTTGTcaagaatttttgaaagaaCTTGATTCTGTGCTACAGCATTTTCTGCCTGCCAATTAAGGGCTGCTTCAGCTGATGAGACCTGTTTTTTACTTCCATTTGGATTGGTTCTAACAGGGTTTTTTAtcttccaaacatgtttaacattggcttgtgggtggtcaaaactttctaaaggaggaaaattttgtgagtatgagggtgatgcatggtcaaacatGTAACAGGGTAAAGgcttttgtgtgtgggtttgactgggtggtttgggttgacatttttgtatttggggaaggactttctggtaatatgggaTTAAAGGTGGTTTCTGGCTTTGTtgattttgatcatgattttctttgcatggggaaagggatggaggtttttgttttctggatcTGGGGTAAAGGACATAGTAGTCAAATTTTCCTGAaggttctccaaggaggtcaacttctgggtcacctgcttcatatctttctttaagaagctgctgtgaagactttttctttcttcttttctgatcttcttcaaatatttcttcttctcgACATTCTTCACTatcacaaacatcccaccatatatggcctgtgggtgattttccttcatagacaggttttccattttcttgaaatgctttgatttgaagaccATCAAAACCTTCATAAGAAACTGGCCGGAGCATAGCTGTTGGAAAGactgtcacttcttctttttctggtgtGGTTGTCATAAATCTAACTTCAACATCACCGTTCTGGTTTctgatgaagaaaggagtgttGGACTGGATTGGCTGAGATGCCTGATGGAGAGTCTCATACTTTGTAATCCATTTCTCTGGAAAAAGTTTTTTCATCTGTTCTTTATCCAGCTGTCTTGGAAGAAATGTACACATGGGCGTCATGCCTGGATCATAGATTGTAAGATCGGATTGTGGATTGCAAGATCttacattatttgagaaaaaaataaaaaatacacattgatatattaaataatcacataaattatacattcattgatataattattataCATCACTACATCCATTTGTAAGCATTATTTAAAGAGGCCAAAAACCTTAAAATGTGACTCTAAtgggatattttttatttgggtttgacTGACACTCTCTCTACATTAGAGTGGAAAAACTTAgtttattgaaattttatttttcatttaggtcCAACTGAGCTTTCTatcaagttaaagaagattacaagaaaTCAAGGTAGTTTGAGATTGTGAAAATCGTACAATCCTATCGATCCTAAACGATCTcaaagatccttgaaagatcTAGATCGTTTTGGGtaggtgggatcgtaaaatcgtaggatCTTGATTGGGATTTTGACACTACTaccaaatttattataaaagatttTATAACCTGATATGATTGTAAATGTGATTGATATTGTATtgacaaaataataaagaaacttttgaatgatttttttttttttttgggtgttaaAAGTTGATTTCCATATTATAAGTCTTATTATGTACTAAAATTTGTAGTACATGGCCAAGGAAATCTGTAGAGGTGGTGGTACCCGGCCAAAACAATTTGTAGTAGTAAATCCGCATTAATTGCAAGGTATTTGGTCCGAGTTGTGCAATGTTACCACCAGCAGACTTCAGAAGTGGGCAAGCAATAGGTAGGTCAAGATGTAATTGTGTAAATACAAAAGCAATGGAATAGAtaggtatttaaaaaaaaaaaaaaaaaaagggaacttTAGTTGGTTTTATTAGGTAAATAACCTGAGAAGGTACATCTGAGAGGAGTTGTGATTGGATAAAAGATGGAACTCCTTCCATCCACACCGCTAACTCAAACAAATTAAGCATGCCTTGCAAGACTATGTGCTACTTTAGACAACAAATATCTCCCATTTCTCAAAACAATTCGACAAAAACTATTAACTTCCACTATGATATTGCCAAAACCATGAGAAGTCCATATCATTGCACTGAATGGCTTTGAGTGCTTCTATTACAAGTTAGAAATTAGGAAGAATGACTTAACAAGCAAACTCCAAAGGAAAGACTAAACGTGCAAGGCCTCTTCTACCACACTAGTATATCTCCCAGTCAAGATGCCAATTGCTAAGAACCACCCAACATCCCAAATTTCaaagagtttcaatttttaaagcAAACATATAAGAATGGAGCAAAAGAAAGCAAACCCTCCAAAAGCACTACATTCTGTTTGTTTTCTTAGTTCACAATCTCCCTTATCGGTTATCACAACTCAAtgaagtaaaaaagtaatctacaagtctctctctcattaaaaaaaaagtaaaaaggtaattttataattaaaaaaaaaaaaatggtttgtcTGCTTGCAAATCTTTCACCACGCTCAAGTGTCTCCTCAAGTAGAACAGCAAGCTCTCTTGTTTGCATTCCCTGATGCATCAGAAACATTGATAGTGGTCCCTTGACCAGGAAGAGTGGTACCGGCGGTTGCTTCCTGAGCTGCTAATGCTTTTTTGCTTATGATTTGGTAGATCTCCGTCAAAATGGTCTGGAATGCCTTTTCAATGTTTGTTGCTTCTAAAGCTGATGTCTCAAGAAATGAGAGACCTTCCCTCTCGGCCAAGGCCTGACCATCTTGCTCTGAAACAGCTCTAAGATGGTTCAAGTCAGACTTATTCCCCACCATCATGATGACAATGTTAGAATCTGCATGGTCCCTCAACTCACGGAGCCACCTTTGGACATTGTCAAAAGTCTGCCTCTTAGTTATGTCATAGACAAGCAGTGCCCCAACAGCTCCTCTATAATAAGCACTGGTGATAGCACGGTATCGCTCCTGACCTGCGGTATCCCATATCTGTGCCTTAACTGTTTTTCCTTCTACCTGTTAAGTCAAAAAACCAACAGTTTACAATACTGCTACATGCCATAACAATGAAAATGAACAatcaaaaacaaatccaaacagcAGATTTGAAACCTATGAAATTTCTCCAGCACAGGTACACACCATCAACAATCCATAAAGCAAGGTGTAATGTATATCTAGATTAACAAAGATTCCTACTGAGAGGAGGTTGGTAAATGCAccattcaaaataaagaagaaaccTTGTCTTCAATTATTCAAGTTGCGAATGAAGTTCTGTTAAGCTCAATTTGCTCAGAAAACGATAGATGGCTATTTCTATAACTGGTGCGCAGTATCATGTCATCACTTTTTAAAGCAAATTGATCGTCTCATTGATAACTTGACCATCAAAATAACCTCTCACAGAAGATGTCTGATCCCCATCAAACCACCACTTGATTGGCCAATACATGAAGCATCCGATCATGGTCGGCATTTCTAAGCAACCAATGATCTCAATACTTATTCGCCAATTTAAACTATTATGTATAGCAACTTATAGCTTAAAGTATTCATTTTtcacaaagaaaaatcatttaattaaaataaccAGCAtccacaggaaaaaaaaaaaaatcatatttgaagtctttttcttttttcaaaaggttaaaaagataaaaagagaaATCATTGGGAAAAACTTTTGTACAATTCACATGCACACAGATTGCATATTGTGTGAAAATAAGTAACTTCTTAAGAaccaagattaaaaaaaaaaaaaaaccaaaaaactgaaaaacaagtATGTGTCTATATATACTAGTGGTTATCATTTGGTAGCTTCTATAAAAACTTCAAGGCAATGCTATCGAACTTAACGCGATCCAACACAGAATCTCACATTGACTGACAAAGCTTAGTGCTATATATCATTCAAAGATTCAACTTTTTTCCAGCCTAAAAAATCAGACAGgagaaaaggaataaaatagttACAGTTGTCAATTACCAAACACCTCTGGATTCTTGCCTTAAATTACATGAATCCAAAGAATCCTATACCTCATATTCctaatccaaaaaattaaaatccaagcTCAGAagcttcaacaaaaaaaaaaaaacaaaaatcgtTAATCCAATTTCCGAATCAGAGCCCTAGATCGAGCCGAAAACGACAACGAAAAGAGAGATATTGCTTGCCTGGAGAGTTCTGGTGGCGAATTCGACGCCGATGGTGGACTTGGATTCTAAGCAAAATTCGTTGCGCGTGAACCTGGAGAGAATGTTGGATTTTCCGACACCAGAGTCCCCGATCAACACGATCTTGAACAGGTAGTCGTACTCGTGGTCCACTCTATGCGCCAtaacgctctctctctctctcttctccaccGATCTCTCTgacctaaaaattaaataaaaaatccagtTTCAGATCCACATACACAAACGAATAGATTGAAACACAGAGATCTGAGCAGAAGACTTACCTGAAGAAACAGAAAGATAGATCGAGAAGAGATTGGAGATCCCAAAGTGAATTTTTGGAAATAagagtttttttctttgttttcaaaacaattaattaaaaaaatataaatagtaagCGCAGGAATTATAGGGAAAAAGTGGGATGGATGGAGTGGACAATGATAGAAACGGAGAAAGAGAATTGGAAATACAAGAACTTTTGAAACGGCAACTTTatagacttttttatttttattttataatttttaaattttaagacaGGTAGGGAGAGAAAAACGGCGCCGTTTAGGGCAGGAGAAAGTAACGGGGGCGAATGTTTTGAATGTGTGTCTGTGATATGGCAAAGTGACAGTGAGCAAGCTGGCTAGCTGGCTGGCAGTGGCAGTGACAGTGGCAGACTGGCAGGTAAACGTAGTAGTAGTGCATTCGAGATTTCgatgtttatataaaaaaatttcaacgaTTCCTTCCACCCTTCTTATCCTGCATTTATTTATGCTATTTGGTAATTGGTAGCTGGATCTTCcactaaaattcaaaatctacCAATGTTTCAAAAGATTCTTCCATTTCCTGTCCACTATTACTTTTTTCTACCTCCTCCATCATGAGAATATGTAACTTTTTGGTGTTATTCTTCCAACCAAATATTATAAACCttttttagtggttttattttatttttggatgttctaaaaaaaaaattatatttgattccaaaaatatgttatttttttatgtattaattataaaaatttaaataatctaatcaaataaaaaaatatatattttaaacacCTAAGTATAGGTCACCCTTAACATAAAATttagcataaattatacattttcaCCCTAATCTTTCACATTCATTTATACTTAAACCCTTAACTATCAAAACAACCCTCTAAACTTATTTGTTCATTGGGTAAGTTGGTAGGGTCACGCAAAGGGTCACGCAAAGTGTGTAGCATGTTAGGCATATTTTGCCAAATAgcataattttttgaatatttttgaaGAAAGCAACAGGtcaaatttatttagttatgtaacatattttttgaaactcaagttccaaaaaaaGTGATACATTACTAAATAAATTTGGTCATGTGctatttagcaaatttttcCGTTCAATGTAGGGCGTTTAGGTCATGACCTGCTTAGCCAAGAGTGGTTAGGTGGTACGTAAATGGTGATGATGTTGCATAGACTATGTGGCCAAGGGCAGAGGGAGGGGTGCCAGGGGCCAAGGCCCTCTATATGCCTCTCCCCCTctattttaatgtttaaaattttgagtgagttttaagtaaaaaattattgtataaataACAGCCCATTTTAGAAAATGACCTcccttcatttaaaaaaaaaattataaatgctctttaatttattgttgtctaatttattttccttttaatattgCTTTTTTTGTCATATATAAATCGTTAATTTTAGGAACTTTTAAagcataattttataaaaatattgaggtAAATCTTTTTagttaaagattttttttgttttctaaaaataaagtcACACACATTTATACTACGAGAGTTAAAGCTAACATTGGGAAGGTAATTTTGCCCCACTTCACATGGGTTTTCTATGCCCCACATAGGTGGTGGGGCAGGGATGGGCAATGGGGCAGGGCAATGATATATTTAGATATTTGAGCCCTGCTGACCCTATCCTTGTCCCAACTAACATCGATAAgtgatataattgtaaatttttcatatctTAAATCCctaatatttaaacaaacaaataaatactaGCTTATTTAAATGCatggatattaaaatttttgttttattatgatattgttttgttaaacacttgtataatattattaagttcttactaaaaattagtttgatttgattggATAAATTTAATTGCAATTGTGTCTATGTCCATGCTTCCTCCCTTGAAACCCACAATCCCCTAattcttctctatttttatttttattttttctccttgAAATGCAGATTCTTCCCCTTCttcttattctattttttcccttttgaatATCTGCTTGGTACCAATTACCATATTGCTTTGTCCTAATATTCTTAGCTCATTCATGAAAAAAGAGAGTATGATATATGATATTCTTAGctcattcatgaaaaaaaaaagtatgatatatatatatatatatatttgtggtaattgtttagtttttttttttaatacaagatagaatttctactttagcctaatttatgtgtatatgtgtgtgaagctccctcttggagacttgaaccccggcccatGTCTCCTACACCCCACAAACAtctatacttgtagagtgaccaccgcaacAAGGAGGAGCGGTGGTTAATTATTTAGTTACTTTAGTGGTTGATGTTGAACATAGTAGATTAATTATCATAGACTTATAGTAATTAATTGATTCAATTATTCATTAATATTAGTAATTAGTCATAGGGTATTATGAATATTGAAGATTTAAGAAAGGATTTTACATGGAAGTATTCATATCTATTTGATTCAAAAAACTGAAATGACTTGCAATTTTGTGTTGAAATGCAAAAGTAGGGTTTATCTAAATTTTCTatgaattatttataaaaaaaaaatttcaatttatatgataatttgATCATTTGATTGTTGAATAtctcattaataataataatttttttaaatgttcccTTCACTTTAATTAAGCACACTCTTGCACTTTGCGCCAAGGCTCCAAAAGGCTTATGCATTCAAGGGGCCCCAGTCCTTAACCAACGCTTATCTGGACCAATCTTAAGTTCAGATGCATTAATTGTGATTGATAGTAGTGTGCTACTTAAAACAATAAGTTGGTATTATTTCTGGTTTCTCATACCCGGACTTCTATCACTCTTAGTCAAGACAAAATATACTGTTGTAATCATTGCTATAATTCATttgtttctcattaaaaaaattactttatataaaaataaaattaactttcCTCATAAAGGaaattacttatatatatgtaatcattattttttggttttatttttcatttgacacttattaattattatgaatGTGGGTTATCAATGGACACAATGATTTCATTTGTATAATAATTCGGTGATTTGGTTGGGGTTTATGATCATTGTTGAACCATCTTAGAGACTTACTAAAACACCACATGAAGTGCTGGGAGTAATTTGATAAACCTACTTGCAGTAAATTGTAATCACTAATTATTCtgactagcctcatcacacgcgctacGCTTGTGCAATGAGGcttttattttagcaaaaaaaaaaactgtttttttttattttatatatataatttttattttgagaatctaatttataagtagaaaaaggaatttgaaaatttagagGAGAgtaattctattttttaggcaatattttagtgggagttaaagttgcatttttaccgaattgtcttttagttttgtttctacttaaacatatagggtgtaggggcatttttaaactaaaaaatgaggaatccaaacaaaaaaaaattctttaaatagtagtataaataattatccataaaaaaattgcCATGGCCTTTTAATAAAGGCAGTGACTTAGATA
This region includes:
- the LOC142607691 gene encoding ras-related protein Rab11C gives rise to the protein MAHRVDHEYDYLFKIVLIGDSGVGKSNILSRFTRNEFCLESKSTIGVEFATRTLQVEGKTVKAQIWDTAGQERYRAITSAYYRGAVGALLVYDITKRQTFDNVQRWLRELRDHADSNIVIMMVGNKSDLNHLRAVSEQDGQALAEREGLSFLETSALEATNIEKAFQTILTEIYQIISKKALAAQEATAGTTLPGQGTTINVSDASGNANKRACCST